One genomic segment of Paenibacillus sp. FSL H8-0332 includes these proteins:
- a CDS encoding sugar phosphate isomerase/epimerase, giving the protein MTVPFHLGVRAHDFKRCPLPQLIAKLKEHGFPAIQLALHKSFPESVAELGALSPGAAAYYGDAFRQAGIKIAVLGCYVNIIDADPAKRAQALSDFNTHLRLARDFGASLVGTETGSVGQGYTPDNFTEEAFLEVVASVSAMVAEAERFGVTVGIEAGINHPLYTAQLARRLLDTVPSNNLQIILDAANLMTPENYLQQEQIVAEALELLGDRIAVLHLKDFTVKNGSIDIVPAGQGMLNFAPLLRYMKHKCPHIQGLLESTPEEHLQASAQFLRKMYNEV; this is encoded by the coding sequence ATGACCGTTCCATTTCATTTGGGCGTCCGCGCCCATGACTTCAAGCGGTGTCCGCTGCCGCAATTGATAGCTAAGCTGAAGGAGCATGGCTTCCCGGCGATTCAGTTGGCGTTACATAAATCTTTTCCGGAGAGTGTGGCTGAGCTTGGCGCACTAAGTCCGGGTGCTGCTGCGTACTATGGCGATGCCTTCAGACAAGCAGGTATCAAGATTGCTGTCCTTGGCTGTTATGTGAACATTATTGATGCTGACCCTGCCAAGCGCGCGCAGGCGCTGAGCGACTTCAACACTCATCTGCGGCTGGCCCGTGACTTCGGCGCGAGTCTGGTGGGTACGGAGACCGGCAGTGTAGGTCAGGGGTATACGCCGGATAATTTCACGGAGGAGGCCTTTCTGGAGGTCGTCGCCTCGGTTAGCGCCATGGTTGCTGAGGCCGAACGGTTCGGGGTAACTGTGGGCATCGAGGCAGGCATCAATCACCCGCTCTACACGGCTCAGCTAGCCCGGCGTCTGCTGGATACCGTGCCATCCAATAATCTGCAAATTATACTGGATGCTGCGAATCTGATGACTCCAGAGAATTACCTTCAGCAGGAGCAGATTGTGGCAGAAGCGCTGGAGCTCCTCGGAGACCGGATCGCGGTTCTGCATCTGAAGGATTTCACAGTTAAGAACGGCTCCATCGACATCGTTCCTGCCGGACAAGGCATGCTGAACTTCGCCCCGCTGCTCCGCTACATGAAGCATAAGTGCCCGCATATCCAGGGCCTGCTGGAGAGCACTCCTGAGGAACATCTCCAGGCCAGTGCGCAATTCCTGCGGAAAATGTATAACGAGGTTTAA
- the fucU gene encoding L-fucose mutarotase, translating to MLKKIPKSLSPELVRTLMEMGHGDELVLADANYPGHALHSRVLRADGIGIPRLLDAILELLPLDHYAPAQAAFMAVVEGDPTVPVIWDTYKEILTRHDPAVQVEYEERFDFYARSKHSYAILITGEEALYGNIILKKGVISPEAGE from the coding sequence ATGCTCAAAAAAATACCCAAATCGCTCTCCCCCGAGCTCGTACGCACCCTGATGGAGATGGGCCACGGGGATGAGCTGGTGCTGGCGGATGCCAATTATCCTGGACATGCGCTGCATTCCCGGGTGCTGCGGGCTGACGGGATTGGTATCCCCCGGCTGCTTGATGCGATTCTGGAGCTGCTCCCGCTGGATCATTATGCTCCGGCTCAGGCGGCCTTCATGGCCGTAGTGGAGGGAGACCCCACAGTCCCTGTGATATGGGACACGTACAAGGAGATTCTCACCCGGCATGATCCTGCGGTGCAGGTGGAGTATGAAGAGCGTTTTGACTTCTATGCCCGCTCCAAGCACAGCTACGCCATTCTAATTACAGGGGAAGAAGCGCTATACGGGAATATTATTCTCAAAAAAGGTGTGATTTCCCCCGAGGCCGGGGAATAG
- a CDS encoding class II aldolase/adducin family protein — protein MNNHEEELRRLICDIGRNLFNKDFIAANDGNISARLSATEVITSPTGVSKGYLQPHMLVKVNLQGEILDAAEGYRPSTEVKMHLKIYNELPEMGGVVHAHPPYATAFAIKGEALDKMMMPESVIAMGDIPLAVYGTPSTEEIPDSLTPFLGKKTAVLLESHGALTWGKDVMAAYMNMERLEYTAKLTFLTRMIGGERELPPHRIEELVALRSFYGM, from the coding sequence ATGAATAATCATGAAGAAGAACTACGGCGCTTAATCTGCGATATCGGCCGGAATCTGTTCAACAAGGATTTCATCGCGGCCAATGACGGCAATATCTCCGCGCGCCTGTCGGCCACAGAAGTCATTACTTCGCCCACAGGAGTCAGCAAAGGCTATCTGCAGCCGCATATGCTGGTCAAAGTCAATCTGCAGGGAGAGATCCTGGATGCAGCGGAGGGCTACCGGCCGTCCACGGAAGTGAAGATGCACCTGAAGATCTATAACGAGCTGCCGGAGATGGGCGGGGTGGTTCATGCACATCCGCCGTATGCTACCGCTTTTGCCATCAAGGGCGAAGCTCTGGACAAAATGATGATGCCGGAATCCGTCATAGCCATGGGGGACATTCCACTGGCGGTATACGGGACACCTTCGACCGAAGAGATCCCGGATTCGCTGACTCCCTTCCTGGGCAAGAAGACCGCAGTGCTGCTGGAGAGCCACGGGGCCCTGACCTGGGGTAAGGATGTAATGGCTGCTTATATGAACATGGAGCGGCTTGAGTATACGGCGAAGCTAACCTTCCTGACCCGCATGATCGGGGGAGAGCGTGAGCTGCCGCCGCACCGGATTGAGGAGCTGGTAGCGCTGAGATCATTCTACGGGATGTAA